The genomic interval GTGGGCGGCGACAACGTCACTGCGGCCAAACCCGCGCCGGATATATTCCTCCTGGCCGCATCCAGGTTGGGAGTCGACCCGAAGCACTGCGTGGTCATCGAAGACTCCACCAACGGCGTACTTGCCGCCAGACGGGCGGGAATGAAAGCCGTCGGTTTCGAGAATCCGAATTCACCGGACCAGGATCTCGCCGGGGCTGACGTCCGTCTTCCTTCCCTTGCCGGGCTGACCCTGGAATTCATACGCCGCCTTTGAGGCGCCCTCAGGCCACGCGCACCCGACCGCCAACGGTCAGACAACAAACTCAAAAAGGCCACGTCCCCCCCGAAAAGGGAACGCGGCCTCTGCCTTTATTGTCCTACCGGCTAAAAGCTTTCGAGTTCGTCGTCCATGTTCATTTCAAGGCCTGCTGCCGGAGTCTTGTGCACACGCTGCGGAGCAGCAGGAAGGGAACGCATGGCGGGGCGGCTGGCCACAACAGCGGTCCGGCGCTTTGACGATCCGCTACCGTTGGAGCCCACCTTGAAGAAGGTCATTGCCTGGGCCAACATCTGGGCCTGAGAGGACAACTCTTCAGAGGTGGCGGCCATCTCTTCGGAAGCCGAAGCATTGCCCTGCACCACGGAGTCCAGTTGTGTCATGGCAGCGCTGATCTCATTGACGCTCTTATCCTGCTCCACGGAACTGGAAGCGATCTCCTGCACCAGCTCCGCTGTACGACCGATCTGGGGGACCAGTTCCGCCAGCATGGTGCCGGCCCTGTCGGCCACACCCATGGATGACTCGGAAAGGCCGCCTATCTCCTCGGCGGCCTTGCCGCTGCGCTCCGCCAGTTGGCGGACCTCGGAGGCGACCACGGCAAACCCCTTGCCATGTTCTCCTGCCCGGGCCGCTTCAATGGCCGCATTCAGGGCCAACAGGTTGGTCTGGCGGGCAATTTCCTGAATGACGGTGATGCGTTCCGCAATGGACTTGAGGGCGTCCATGGCCTCGTCCATCGCCGAACCGCTGTTCTTGGCCCCTTCAGCCGCCTTGGTCGCTATGGATTCGGTCTCCTTGGCACTATGGGCATTGCTGCGAACCCCGGCACTCAGTTCCTCGATGGAAGCGGAAATCTGTTCAAGGGCGGCTGCCTGCTCCACCACTGACTGGGACAACGACTGGGCCGATGCCGACAATTCCTCGCTGCCCGCCGACACACTGTCCGTGGCGGAATTGACATCGGCAACTACGCCGTTGAGCCTGTCAGCCATGGTGCTCAGCGAGGCGGCAAGCTGGCCCACTTCGTCATTCTGATCCAGATCGACGGAGGCCGTGAGATCCCCGGTGGAAACGGTCTGAGCGAAATCCATCCCCTTGTGGAGCGGACCTATGATGCCACGGGCAATGATCCAGGCCAGGATAATTCCGACGAGGATCGCCACTCCGCTAAAAATCATCACACCGGCTCCGGTTTGGTCCGCCGCCGCAAGCATCGCCTGGTCGGTCATGATATTGCTGGAAATAAGCTCATTGCTTTTGTTGAGAAAACCCTGAACCCGTTCAAGGGCAGGCACGGTTTTATGAGCATAGATATCCCTGGCCTGGTCAAAACCCTCCAGGCGTGCGTCGTTGAGCGCCAGGACACTGTCGATGGCAATCAGGGTTTCTCCGGCCAAATCAGTGGTAACGTCCTTGAACCATTCCCTGGCTTCATCACGGTTGCCGGCCTGAAGCAGTCGGTCTATCTCCGTGACGGATTCATGCAAAGACTCATGCGGCTCGTACAGCTTCTGGAGCAAGGCAGCAAATTCCGGATCGGCCTCCATTTGCCTCTTTGTATCCTCGGAATAGAGCCAGAGGCCCAACTGGCATTTGTGAGCATCGGACTCCACCCCCGTGGTCGCAGCATAGGGATCGAGGAGCTTATCCTTGATGACACCCAACCACTTGAGGTGGTCGAGTTTCTTGTCGCGTAAAAAGGAGCCGAGCGCCACATCGGCCGGGGCATACTTCTCGACGATCTCAATGGCAGAATGATGCAGGGCGTTATGGTACGCCTCGATCTCGGCCATCATGGGTTTTATGGATGGCACCAACTTCTCGGCACTGGTCCTGGCATCGCTGTAATACCACTTGCCAAAGGCGCACTTGTGCGGATCAGTCTCAACATGCAACTCATGCACCTGGGAATTGGTCAGCAGCTCATTGACCTTCTCAGCCCATTTGAGGTGGTCCACCACTTTCTGGGTGAAGTTGCCGCGCAACTTGTTGCCGGCAATGACTTCATCGGCATTGGAGACAATGCCCTCAATGCCGATGATGGCCCACAGGGCAAGGCCCACCAAAAGCAATAGTATCGAGCCGAAACCCATGGCAAATTTCAAATAGAGTTTACAGTCCTTCCATCCCATAATTCCCCCCCCCATAATTGCGGACAAACATATAAACAACCCGAGGCCGGATTTGCTTTATCAACAGCATTATGTCCATGGCTTCATACTATAAACTATATATCCATCAAGATGGATATTATAATCCTGGGAATAGGAATTGACACCACAGATCCGTCCAACGGGTCGCAGAATTCTCTGATGCGGAAAAAACGAAGGGGCAAGGTGGAGGGAATATATCGGGACACGAAACCGCTCCAGAGACTGAGCCGCTGGCCAGAACTCTGCCGATGCCGTAACCGATATCCGGGTCAGCCGGGAGGTGAAAATTGCATGGAGTGCAGAACCAAATTCCTGCGCACAAGCTGAAGACCGCCTTATCCCGCGCCATGGAAAAGACAGAAAACCCGAAAGAAGGCCACGACTTCAGAGAAAACCACTAAAAGACCTGTGCGTTGCTAAAAACCAAGCCGGGAGAGCAGGGTTGTCACCAACCGGTCCAACAGGTCTCGCTCGGGCAGGTCCAGCACGGACGCATCCGTCATCTGGCGCTCGGCCAATCCTGCCAGTGGCGGAATGGACAGCGTCCATTCCGGCAATCCGTCCAACACGGGCAGTTCGCCGCCGGAGTGCCTATTGAGGACAAGGGCCTGATTGCCAAGCCCCAGATCCAGGGCCATGCGGCCTACCTCGGCCCCGGTCTGCAGGCTGCGCATGCTCGGCTCCGAGACCACCACCAGCCCGTCCACATGGGCCACGGTACCGCGACCGAGATGCTCCACGCCCGCCTCCAGATCCACCAGCACCCATTCATCCCGGTCCATGACCACATGGGCCAGCAATGCCTTCAAAAGCGCGTTGGCGTCACAGGCGCACCCGCCGCCCGCATTGGTGACCGCGCCCATGACCAGCAGCCTCTTGCGGCCAGGCGTCACCCCGTCCGCAACCGGCCCGCCGAGCGGCAGGTCCACGGCCAGCTCCTCGGGCAGATCGCCCACATCGGGATTGAGATTCAGAAAACCGCCCGCATGGATGCGTTCGCGCACCAGATCCCCGCGCTGGATGAGCGGCCTTGGCAACAGGTCAGGGGACAACCCGGACGCCTGTCCCAGCGACAACGCCGTGTCCGCATCCACCAGCCAGACATTCCTGCCGTTGCGGGCCAGCCAGTCACCCACCCAGGCACACAAGGACGTCTTCCCGACACCACCCTTACCTGCAAACGCTATCTTCATGGATTGCCTCCGGCGGCCGGGGGAAGGGAGAAAACAAACTTTTGAAAAAGTTTTTTCTCCCCCTTCCCCCGGACCCCCATCCCTCTCTTTTTCAAAACTTTTTGTTGCGCTTCGCGGGACTCTGCGAACGCAACAAACCTCTTCAGTTCATAAGCCATGGAACGCCTTCCCTCCACCTCCAACCCCGCCGAAGGCGCGCCTAAAAGCTTTGGAGGGGGAGTCCAGAGGAGGGAACCTTTCTCGAAAGGTTCCCCCTCTGGTCGCCGAAGGCATTCCTATTCGCTCAGGCCCAGGGCCTTGCGTTTGGTTTTGATGCGTTCGTCGAACATGTTGGCCGCCTTGACCATGTCGCCTTCGATGAAGAAGGTTGCGCCGACCAGGTCTTCGAGTCCGGAGACAGCGAGGTTGGTGACGGTCTTGGAACCAAGGATGTTCGGCGGGTGTCCGAGGTGGGTGTAGATGCCCGAGGCCACGGCATAGAGGCCGATGGCTGCGGCCTTTTCCGAATACCATTCGGGCGAGGATGCACCCACGGGCAGGTCGGAGATGTCCACGTTCAGGGCGTTGGCCAGGGCCGCGCACAATTGCAGGATGCGGGCGTTGTCCACACAGGAGCCGTAGTGCAGGACCGGTGGGATACCCAATGAGCCGCAGACCTTCTTGAGACCGGGACCGGCCTTTTCAATGGCATCCGGCACGAGCAATCCGGCCTTGCCTACAGCTGTGGTCACACAGCCGGTGACCAGGACGAGGATATCCTTCCTGATCAGCTCTTCGGCGAGCTTCACGTTCATGGAGTCGTGCTTTATCTTGGGGTTGTTGCAGCCCACGATGCCTACCGCGCCCCGGATATCGCCGCTGGCGATGGCCTGGACCAACGGATCAAGGGAGCCGCCGAGGGCAGCGATGACAGCCTCGTTGGAGAAGCCGGTCATGATGTCGATGGGTTCGCACGGAATTTCCACGCGGCCGGGATCGCGCTGGGCAAAGGCTTCCACGGCGATGGACACGATCTCCCTGGCCTGGGCCCGGGCCGTGTGCGGCGTGAAGTCCATATGGATAGCTCCGGTGAACCGTGCCTTGTTGGCCGTGTCGATGAATTTGGTGTGGTAGCAGCCCGATATCTGCACGAGGCTGGGCATGATGCACTGGTAGTCGACCACAATGGCCTCAACAGCCCCGGTAATTATGGCCAACTCGGTCATGAGATGGTTGCCCGCCATGGGGATGCCCTGACGCATGAGCAACTCGTTGCCGGTACAGCACAATCCGGCCACGTTGATGCCGGTCGCACCCAGCGCCCTGGCGCGGGCGACCAGTTCCGGGTCGCGGGCTGCGGCCAGGATCATTTCGGAAACCACGGGACTATGGCCGTGCACCAAAAGGTTGACCTGATCCTTTTTGATGACGCCGAGGTTGGCCCTGGACATCTTGGGCGTGGGGGTGCCGAAGATGATATCGGACAACTCGGTGCCGATCATGGAGCCGCCCCAGCCGTCACCCAGGGCCATGCGGGCCGCGTGAATCAAGGTGTTGGGCGCATCGTTGTCGCAGCCCATGTGGGTGCGGTGCATCATCTCGGCGATCTCCCGGTCCACGCCGCGCGGAGTCATGCCCAGCTTGGCCCATTTGTCCTTTCGGACCTGCGGTACGCGGGCCAGGAAGGAAACCTCCTTCCTGCGCGAGCCGAAGTTGGCGAAAAGCATTTCCATGACGTCCCTGGCCACATCCATGGTCGAACGGCCGTCGGTCTCGATCCCGATCTCCCCGGCCACGGTGCGGAGCTTGCCTTCTTCGGTAATCTTGTAGTCCGAGGTCTCGCCTTCGACAATGGCCTCCAGCACTTCGATCAGATCGCGTCCGTGGTCGGAATGTGCGGCAGCGCCACCGGTCACGAACCGACCGAAATTGCGCGCCACAATGACATCCACATCCGCACCGCACACGCCGAGCGGTTTTTTCTCGGTCACGCGGCACGGCCCCATGGTACAGTTGCGGCAGGAAGTGCCCAATTCGCACATCTTGCAATGGGGAGTCTGCCGGTCCAGACGATCGTACACGGTCTCAATGCCTTCGGCGCGGGCCTTTCTCAGCATGGCCTTGGCGTCGTCCCAAATGGTCAGTTCTTCAATGGGTCTTGGTTCCTTTGCCATTTTTTCCTCCTATCCCGGTTCGCCGGACAACGCAGATGCAACCCGCCCGGCAGATAATGGATAAACCCTATTAGAACCGTATCGGTAACACGATCATGCCTTGAGCGTATGTCGGGGAGCCGACAAATGGAGAGGGAAAATGCGAAAAAATAATACTACCGGCCAACAACTTCCATGGTGACACACTGTTGCAAGTAACATACGCTATCAACAAACAATCAAGAGATGAGAAAGAAGCAGGACGGCAAGCAAAGATATCCTTTAATGAAACAAGCACAGGAGGAACAATGGTAAAACACTTTGATCTCAAAGCGGCTCTGGATTTCATTCGGAAAGGATACACAAAAGGGAAAGAACCCTTTCACTTCACCGCTTCCGAGTTGGCGAACGCCATCAGCATATCGGAAAAAAAGGCGATAGAAGTTCTCGAAAAAATCAATAACCGCGCTCAGTTCTGGAGGGGCAGTTTTGCCTCGAACGGCGACAGCCTTGTTGTCAGCTCCACCGTGTTTGAGCGGATAAAAGACTGGTTCAAATAATCATTCGGAATCAATTCCGGCCGCCTTCTCCAGCGCGCCCACGTCCGGGATGAAATACTCCCCGCGGGCGCGTTTTTCCATGAGTCCCGCGCGCTCCATGTCGTTGAGCAGGGTGGAGACGGTCTGGCGGGTGGCTCCCACCAATTTGGCAAGCTGTTCAATGGTCAGATTGAGGTTGAGAACCATA from Pseudodesulfovibrio sp. S3 carries:
- a CDS encoding methyl-accepting chemotaxis protein; its protein translation is MGWKDCKLYLKFAMGFGSILLLLVGLALWAIIGIEGIVSNADEVIAGNKLRGNFTQKVVDHLKWAEKVNELLTNSQVHELHVETDPHKCAFGKWYYSDARTSAEKLVPSIKPMMAEIEAYHNALHHSAIEIVEKYAPADVALGSFLRDKKLDHLKWLGVIKDKLLDPYAATTGVESDAHKCQLGLWLYSEDTKRQMEADPEFAALLQKLYEPHESLHESVTEIDRLLQAGNRDEAREWFKDVTTDLAGETLIAIDSVLALNDARLEGFDQARDIYAHKTVPALERVQGFLNKSNELISSNIMTDQAMLAAADQTGAGVMIFSGVAILVGIILAWIIARGIIGPLHKGMDFAQTVSTGDLTASVDLDQNDEVGQLAASLSTMADRLNGVVADVNSATDSVSAGSEELSASAQSLSQSVVEQAAALEQISASIEELSAGVRSNAHSAKETESIATKAAEGAKNSGSAMDEAMDALKSIAERITVIQEIARQTNLLALNAAIEAARAGEHGKGFAVVASEVRQLAERSGKAAEEIGGLSESSMGVADRAGTMLAELVPQIGRTAELVQEIASSSVEQDKSVNEISAAMTQLDSVVQGNASASEEMAATSEELSSQAQMLAQAMTFFKVGSNGSGSSKRRTAVVASRPAMRSLPAAPQRVHKTPAAGLEMNMDDELESF
- a CDS encoding ArsA-related P-loop ATPase codes for the protein MKIAFAGKGGVGKTSLCAWVGDWLARNGRNVWLVDADTALSLGQASGLSPDLLPRPLIQRGDLVRERIHAGGFLNLNPDVGDLPEELAVDLPLGGPVADGVTPGRKRLLVMGAVTNAGGGCACDANALLKALLAHVVMDRDEWVLVDLEAGVEHLGRGTVAHVDGLVVVSEPSMRSLQTGAEVGRMALDLGLGNQALVLNRHSGGELPVLDGLPEWTLSIPPLAGLAERQMTDASVLDLPERDLLDRLVTTLLSRLGF
- the cooS gene encoding anaerobic carbon-monoxide dehydrogenase catalytic subunit; translated protein: MAKEPRPIEELTIWDDAKAMLRKARAEGIETVYDRLDRQTPHCKMCELGTSCRNCTMGPCRVTEKKPLGVCGADVDVIVARNFGRFVTGGAAAHSDHGRDLIEVLEAIVEGETSDYKITEEGKLRTVAGEIGIETDGRSTMDVARDVMEMLFANFGSRRKEVSFLARVPQVRKDKWAKLGMTPRGVDREIAEMMHRTHMGCDNDAPNTLIHAARMALGDGWGGSMIGTELSDIIFGTPTPKMSRANLGVIKKDQVNLLVHGHSPVVSEMILAAARDPELVARARALGATGINVAGLCCTGNELLMRQGIPMAGNHLMTELAIITGAVEAIVVDYQCIMPSLVQISGCYHTKFIDTANKARFTGAIHMDFTPHTARAQAREIVSIAVEAFAQRDPGRVEIPCEPIDIMTGFSNEAVIAALGGSLDPLVQAIASGDIRGAVGIVGCNNPKIKHDSMNVKLAEELIRKDILVLVTGCVTTAVGKAGLLVPDAIEKAGPGLKKVCGSLGIPPVLHYGSCVDNARILQLCAALANALNVDISDLPVGASSPEWYSEKAAAIGLYAVASGIYTHLGHPPNILGSKTVTNLAVSGLEDLVGATFFIEGDMVKAANMFDERIKTKRKALGLSE